Part of the Tolypothrix sp. NIES-4075 genome is shown below.
CGACTATGCAGACTTAAACGAGATTGCCCTGGCGTGGAGCGTTACTATCCACAAATCCCAAGGTTCCGAGTACCCTGTTGTGATACTGCCCATGTATACCCAACATTATATGATGCTCTCTCGTAACCTACTTTACACTGGTTTGACACGGGCGAAGAAGTTAGCGATTATTATTGGTTCTCAAAAAGCTATTGGTATGGCAGTAAGGTCTGTCAATCAGAAAGAGCGCTACACTCAATTGCAGCAAAGGTTGACTCAAGTGGGGTTGCAGCAACCATGTTTTTAAGGACTGTTCAATCGCCGGAATGGTAGAATTTTTTAAAATGTCTTATATTCTCCTGCATAGTAAACTATCTACACGACCGTATATAAGCAGGTGTAGACATGACCAAAATCGAACGGGAATCAATTAACTTCAAACTCCCCAAACCCTTAACAGCAGCACTCCGCAAAGCTGCCAGAGAGCGCAACACTACTGCCACCGATTTAGTCATCGAGGGACTACACCATGTCTTGGGTTCGGTTCCGGGTAC
Proteins encoded:
- a CDS encoding ATP-binding domain-containing protein; this encodes DYADLNEIALAWSVTIHKSQGSEYPVVILPMYTQHYMMLSRNLLYTGLTRAKKLAIIIGSQKAIGMAVRSVNQKERYTQLQQRLTQVGLQQPCF